DNA from Deltaproteobacteria bacterium:
TAGACGCGGTTCTGCACCGCCGAGAGGACCTCGCTCAGGGCGATGGGATCGCCGTTCCGGGCGGCGTCGATCAGGGTCGTGTCGATGGTGCTGGCCACGGGCGCAAAGTAGGTGGGGAATCGGCGTCCCGCAAGGAGGCGCGCAGCCCCGGGCTCGGATATAGGAGCAGATCATGGATCTGAAGCTCTTCGCGACGACCTTCGCAGCGATCTTCCTGGCGGAGATCGGTGACAAGACCAACCTGGCCACCATGAGCCTCGCGGCGGGAGGGAGCTCCCGCTGGGTGGTCTTCCTGGGGGCGAGCCTCGCCCTGGTGGCGACCTCGGCCATCTCGGTCCTCGCCGGGGACGCCGTGGCCCGGGTCA
Protein-coding regions in this window:
- a CDS encoding TMEM165/GDT1 family protein, with protein sequence MDLKLFATTFAAIFLAEIGDKTNLATMSLAAGGSSRWVVFLGASLALVATSAISVLAGDAVARVIPPIWLKRGAGAVFLVLGIVYLMAREEA